The following proteins are co-located in the Flammeovirga kamogawensis genome:
- a CDS encoding RNA ligase family protein, whose product MTFSKKYNRSLHAHCSKGTTSDDRFMPKGYIHSFATLDKLVLTEKLDGQNNCLSENGVFARSHAAPSQLPWDKPLIDRWQLIKKHLKGLEIFGENMYGIHSIGYKKLTSFFYVFGIREGKQWLSWEDVKFYAALLDFPTVPEIKLTKPLSDFLLKNQNEEESLQLWLSDQLGCTWEEYVTTSGQLGGYEVETDKPCSEGFVIRNADSFLTNSGLVNVNQNEFSDLFKVVRENHVKTDQHWVKNWQPTQLNNYQKYQWHAYEYYK is encoded by the coding sequence ATGACTTTTTCAAAAAAGTATAATCGGAGTCTCCATGCCCATTGTAGCAAAGGAACAACTTCTGACGATCGCTTTATGCCTAAAGGATATATTCATTCTTTTGCCACATTAGACAAACTAGTGCTTACAGAAAAACTCGATGGTCAAAATAACTGTCTGAGTGAAAATGGCGTATTCGCACGTTCACATGCTGCACCATCTCAATTACCATGGGATAAACCATTAATAGATAGGTGGCAACTCATAAAAAAACATCTTAAAGGTTTAGAAATCTTTGGAGAAAATATGTACGGTATTCATTCCATTGGCTATAAAAAGTTAACCTCTTTCTTCTATGTATTTGGTATTAGAGAAGGAAAACAATGGTTATCATGGGAAGATGTAAAGTTCTATGCAGCTTTACTAGATTTCCCTACCGTTCCTGAAATCAAGTTAACAAAACCCTTATCAGATTTTCTTCTAAAGAATCAAAACGAAGAAGAATCCTTACAATTATGGCTTTCTGATCAACTTGGATGTACATGGGAAGAATATGTTACTACAAGTGGACAATTAGGAGGGTATGAAGTTGAAACTGACAAACCTTGTTCTGAAGGTTTTGTTATACGTAATGCTGATAGTTTTCTTACAAATTCTGGTTTAGTTAATGTAAATCAAAACGAGTTTAGTGACCTATTCAAAGTAGTAAGAGAAAATCATGTAAAGACAGATCAGCATTGGGTAAAAAATTGGCAACCAACCCAACTTAATAATTATCAAAAATATCAATGGCATGCATATGAATACTATAAATAA
- a CDS encoding NAD(P)-dependent oxidoreductase: MTKVLIIDKLHDAILPILEQENIEVTYNPGIAVEEVPNVIKDYNGLILRSKMKIGVELLELAPKLRFIARAGAGVDEIDEEYLQRRNITLLNAPEGNMDAVGEHTIAMLLCLMNFLHIGNTEVRQKLWLREENRGHELSTRTVGIIGYGNMGKAFAKRLIGFGCKVLAYDNGKSNYGDEYAQEASLEQIQKEADVLSFHIPLNKENKHLFTKDYLGAFNKPIYLLNLARGEVIPFSTIEWGLDNGKIIAAGLDVLENEKLHTLSEDQERIFNKLCDDNRVIFTPHVGGWSFESYEKISTVLGGKIIDLLKK; encoded by the coding sequence ATGACAAAGGTTTTAATAATAGATAAATTACATGATGCAATTTTACCTATTCTGGAGCAAGAAAATATTGAGGTTACATACAATCCAGGTATTGCTGTAGAAGAAGTACCAAATGTAATTAAAGATTATAATGGGCTTATATTAAGAAGTAAAATGAAGATTGGTGTAGAGTTATTAGAACTTGCTCCAAAGTTGCGTTTTATTGCCCGTGCTGGAGCTGGTGTAGATGAAATTGATGAAGAATATTTACAACGTAGAAATATTACTTTACTAAATGCTCCTGAAGGAAATATGGATGCTGTAGGTGAACATACCATTGCTATGTTACTCTGTTTAATGAATTTCCTTCATATTGGAAATACAGAAGTTCGTCAGAAATTATGGCTCCGCGAAGAAAATAGAGGGCACGAACTTTCTACTAGAACAGTTGGTATAATTGGTTATGGCAATATGGGTAAAGCTTTTGCCAAACGTTTAATTGGTTTTGGCTGTAAAGTTCTTGCTTATGACAATGGAAAATCAAACTACGGAGATGAATACGCTCAAGAGGCATCTTTAGAGCAAATTCAGAAAGAAGCTGATGTATTGAGTTTTCATATTCCATTAAATAAAGAAAATAAACACCTTTTTACAAAAGACTATTTAGGTGCATTTAATAAACCTATTTATTTATTAAACCTTGCTCGTGGAGAGGTTATCCCTTTCTCAACAATAGAATGGGGACTTGATAATGGAAAAATAATTGCCGCTGGTTTAGATGTTCTTGAAAATGAAAAGCTACATACATTATCAGAAGATCAGGAACGTATTTTCAATAAACTTTGTGATGATAATCGGGTAATATTCACTCCGCATGTAGGTGGGTGGTCTTTCGAATCCTATGAAAAAATTAGTACTGTTTTAGGAGGTAAAATAATCGATCTTCTTAAGAAATAG
- a CDS encoding AAA family ATPase produces MNTINKEWRIPTIQLKENLDWESIEKEFDWLTTLRSIPQDKIWHQEGDVFTHTKMVVEALIKLDAFRKLEEYEQYILFLSALFHDIEKRSTTSTEEIDGIERIVSPNHAKKGAHTVRSILFNKYDVPFMTREHISNLVRLHGLPLWAIDRENPSKEVIKSSLMTNNHWLSILATADVLGRICNDKEHILFKIELFEELCKENNCWTKPYQFASNYGRYLYLNKSGIAPFYKPFEDLTNKAILLAGLPGVGKDTFIKKHFPDIPMVSLDEIRRKNNFDPTNSKHNGKVVQIAKEEIKVLLRKKSSFIFNATNLSQDIRQKWIGLFIDYKARVKIIYLEKSLEDTLKQNKDRKWTVPENVIHKLSYKLEVPLCHEAHDLEYITQ; encoded by the coding sequence ATGAATACTATAAATAAAGAATGGCGTATCCCTACTATTCAATTAAAGGAAAATTTAGATTGGGAAAGTATCGAAAAAGAATTTGATTGGTTAACAACTTTACGTTCTATTCCTCAAGATAAAATATGGCATCAAGAAGGTGATGTATTTACACATACAAAAATGGTTGTAGAAGCACTTATTAAATTAGATGCTTTCAGAAAACTTGAAGAATATGAACAATATATCCTCTTTCTTTCTGCACTTTTTCATGATATTGAAAAAAGATCGACTACATCTACAGAAGAAATTGATGGCATTGAGAGAATAGTCTCACCTAATCATGCTAAAAAAGGAGCACATACTGTTCGATCAATATTGTTTAACAAGTATGATGTACCCTTTATGACAAGGGAACATATCAGTAATCTCGTTCGCTTACATGGTCTACCTCTTTGGGCAATCGATAGAGAAAATCCCTCTAAAGAAGTAATCAAATCTAGCTTAATGACTAATAACCATTGGCTAAGTATATTGGCTACAGCAGATGTCTTAGGTAGAATTTGCAATGATAAAGAACATATTCTCTTTAAAATTGAGTTATTTGAAGAACTCTGTAAAGAGAATAACTGTTGGACAAAACCATATCAGTTTGCTTCTAATTATGGTAGGTACCTCTACTTAAATAAAAGTGGTATTGCTCCTTTTTATAAACCTTTTGAAGATTTAACTAATAAAGCAATTCTATTGGCAGGTTTACCAGGCGTTGGGAAGGATACTTTTATAAAAAAACATTTTCCAGATATACCTATGGTATCCTTGGATGAAATTAGACGTAAAAATAATTTTGACCCGACTAATTCTAAACATAATGGTAAAGTTGTCCAAATTGCAAAAGAGGAAATAAAAGTATTATTAAGAAAGAAAAGTTCCTTTATTTTTAATGCGACTAACCTTTCACAAGATATTAGGCAAAAATGGATTGGTTTATTTATTGATTATAAAGCCAGAGTAAAAATTATTTATCTAGAAAAATCTTTAGAAGATACATTAAAACAAAATAAAGATAGAAAATGGACTGTACCAGAAAATGTCATTCATAAACTATCATATAAACTTGAAGTACCTCTGTGCCATGAGGCACATGATTTAGAATATATAACACAATAA
- a CDS encoding class I SAM-dependent methyltransferase, whose product MDYQKEFNANKEQWNARVEGHVASKMYDVPGFKKGDTSLKKIELKGLGDLTGKRVLHLQCHFGLDTMSLSRMGAKAVGLDISDTAIDQARQLNQELGLDAEFICSNVYDIREHLPTKEKFDMVFVSYGALCWLPDLEAWADIVSDYLKEKGTFYMVEMHPFIYTLNWTSFIPEYSYYNKGVYEEKVEGSYAGDVPLNLTEYFWVHSISEMLNPLLKRGFTLETFEEYDYQTYNCFDNMIERAEGEFIFKDIKVDVPYLIELKLTK is encoded by the coding sequence ATGGATTATCAAAAAGAATTTAACGCTAATAAAGAACAATGGAATGCACGTGTAGAAGGACATGTAGCTTCTAAAATGTATGATGTTCCAGGTTTTAAAAAAGGAGACACATCATTAAAAAAAATTGAATTAAAAGGACTTGGTGATCTTACAGGAAAACGAGTTTTGCACCTGCAATGTCATTTTGGGTTAGACACAATGTCACTTTCTAGAATGGGTGCAAAAGCGGTAGGTCTAGATATTTCTGATACTGCAATTGACCAAGCAAGACAATTGAATCAAGAACTAGGCTTAGATGCTGAATTTATTTGTTCGAATGTATATGACATCAGAGAACATTTACCTACAAAAGAAAAGTTTGATATGGTTTTTGTTTCCTACGGTGCTTTATGTTGGCTTCCTGATTTAGAAGCTTGGGCAGATATCGTATCAGATTATTTAAAAGAGAAAGGAACTTTCTATATGGTAGAAATGCACCCTTTTATTTACACACTTAACTGGACTTCTTTTATCCCAGAATACAGCTACTACAACAAAGGTGTATACGAAGAAAAAGTAGAAGGTAGTTATGCAGGAGACGTTCCTCTAAATCTTACAGAATATTTTTGGGTGCATTCAATAAGTGAAATGCTTAACCCATTATTAAAAAGAGGGTTTACATTAGAAACTTTTGAAGAGTACGATTATCAAACCTATAATTGTTTTGATAATATGATAGAAAGAGCAGAAGGTGAATTCATCTTTAAAGATATAAAAGTAGATGTCCCTTATCTTATTGAATTAAAATTGACAAAGTAA
- a CDS encoding efflux RND transporter periplasmic adaptor subunit, whose amino-acid sequence MKAIYKLIAGLIFVTALGIIIQSCTQSTAKNDKSITKPKGLTNSMKSIVTTANVTSSTITHKIKLTGTVEALPNKQIRIPAIVSGRVTSVNVSLGDQVRKGQILARIYSADMAAVKQEWIEAKANVDREVKEYDVAQSLFDAGLSSALELQQAKSELEAANAQLNRVNQTLKLMGESDNATHIVRAPMSGTITERNITTNMLLREDFEDAIFTIVDLSDVWVKINVFESDIRKVKLGANVKAEALAHPGDLFEGQINKVAKLLDPETKVLDARVEIKNTEMKLLPNMAMNVTVFDELDQVALKVPSDAVVFHNNKDFVVKKDGDNFSMINVKVMGNAADDKVYIQGDLKENDTVVSEKTLLVFNELVEANKINQ is encoded by the coding sequence ATGAAAGCTATATATAAATTAATCGCAGGTTTAATTTTCGTAACTGCATTAGGTATTATCATTCAATCATGTACTCAAAGTACAGCTAAAAATGACAAATCTATTACAAAGCCTAAAGGTTTAACCAATAGTATGAAATCAATTGTAACTACAGCAAACGTTACATCTTCTACAATAACTCATAAAATTAAACTTACAGGAACTGTAGAAGCTTTGCCTAATAAACAGATAAGAATACCTGCAATTGTTTCTGGTAGAGTTACTTCTGTAAATGTTTCTTTGGGAGATCAAGTACGTAAAGGGCAAATTTTAGCAAGAATCTATTCGGCAGATATGGCAGCTGTTAAACAAGAATGGATAGAAGCAAAAGCCAATGTAGATAGAGAAGTAAAAGAATATGATGTTGCACAATCATTATTTGATGCTGGTTTAAGCTCTGCATTAGAATTACAACAAGCTAAAAGTGAGTTAGAAGCTGCTAATGCCCAACTAAATAGAGTAAACCAAACATTAAAATTAATGGGTGAATCTGACAATGCAACTCATATTGTACGTGCTCCAATGAGTGGTACTATTACAGAAAGAAATATTACAACGAACATGTTGCTTAGAGAGGATTTTGAAGATGCCATATTCACAATTGTAGATTTAAGTGATGTATGGGTGAAAATTAATGTCTTTGAATCTGACATCAGAAAAGTTAAACTTGGTGCTAATGTTAAGGCAGAAGCACTAGCTCATCCAGGTGATTTATTTGAGGGACAAATCAATAAAGTAGCTAAATTATTAGATCCAGAAACTAAAGTGCTAGATGCTAGAGTGGAAATCAAAAATACAGAGATGAAACTGCTTCCGAATATGGCAATGAATGTTACTGTTTTTGACGAACTAGATCAAGTAGCATTAAAAGTACCATCGGATGCCGTAGTATTTCATAATAATAAAGATTTTGTGGTAAAGAAAGATGGTGATAACTTTTCTATGATTAATGTAAAAGTTATGGGTAATGCAGCTGATGATAAAGTTTATATACAAGGTGATTTAAAAGAGAATGATACGGTTGTTTCAGAAAAAACTTTATTGGTTTTTAATGAATTAGTAGAAGCTAACAAAATCAATCAATAA
- a CDS encoding TolC family protein, whose translation MYKILVGLLVVFCINLANAQEQNTMDSLSISIPQSEELFLKNNLSLIAEKQNIDIAKAEIIQAKAWPNPEVGFELAMYDNEDQKWFRTDSEAQRVFEITQMIETAGKRKKRTNIAKIEAEISEYEFYNTLRELRTDLRNQLVELYYAQKKADSYLIAIEPVEKLVEVYKEQSKKGNVSVAEVVRLKALLLDSRKGWLDIVQEAADIEANIKMLLNLQPNIHLKITIPSIAPSTSLPDPELWVELAQEHRFDFKIENIRMKQSAESLALAKAEAVPDLHIGTMYDRRGAHQADYWALQIAFDLPVWDRNKGGIQAAKIIQEQQQVKLNEAEKNLQIDIYTSAQKLRQVNTLYEQLDPELSDEMEAVMIAVTKSYQNKQLSLIEFIDFFESYRDNLGQWYDTEQTLFSAQENVNYTVGKDIYPIQ comes from the coding sequence ATGTATAAAATTCTAGTAGGATTGCTTGTAGTGTTTTGCATAAATTTAGCAAATGCACAAGAGCAAAACACGATGGATAGTTTATCAATTTCTATCCCTCAATCAGAAGAACTCTTCCTAAAAAATAATTTATCCCTAATTGCTGAAAAGCAAAATATAGATATCGCTAAAGCCGAAATTATTCAGGCAAAAGCATGGCCTAATCCAGAAGTTGGATTTGAATTGGCTATGTATGATAATGAAGATCAGAAATGGTTTAGAACAGATTCAGAAGCTCAACGTGTGTTTGAAATAACACAAATGATTGAAACAGCTGGCAAGAGAAAGAAAAGAACCAATATTGCTAAAATTGAAGCCGAGATTTCTGAATACGAATTCTATAATACATTAAGAGAACTTCGCACTGATTTAAGAAACCAATTAGTAGAACTTTATTATGCTCAGAAAAAGGCTGATAGTTATCTAATAGCTATTGAGCCAGTAGAAAAACTTGTTGAAGTTTATAAAGAACAATCAAAAAAAGGAAATGTATCTGTAGCCGAAGTTGTGAGATTAAAAGCACTACTGTTAGACTCAAGAAAAGGATGGTTAGATATCGTTCAAGAAGCGGCAGATATTGAAGCAAATATTAAAATGCTTCTGAATTTACAACCAAATATTCATTTAAAAATTACTATTCCATCAATTGCTCCATCTACCTCTTTACCTGATCCAGAATTGTGGGTAGAATTAGCACAAGAACATCGTTTTGATTTCAAAATCGAAAATATTAGAATGAAACAAAGTGCTGAAAGTCTTGCTTTAGCTAAAGCTGAGGCTGTACCAGATTTGCATATTGGTACAATGTACGATAGAAGGGGTGCACATCAGGCTGATTACTGGGCATTACAAATAGCCTTTGATTTACCTGTTTGGGATAGAAATAAAGGAGGTATTCAAGCTGCTAAAATTATTCAAGAGCAACAACAAGTTAAGCTAAATGAAGCAGAGAAAAATCTTCAAATTGATATTTATACTTCAGCTCAAAAACTACGTCAGGTAAATACTTTGTATGAACAATTAGATCCTGAATTATCTGACGAAATGGAAGCCGTAATGATTGCTGTTACAAAAAGCTACCAAAACAAACAACTAAGTCTTATTGAGTTTATCGATTTTTTCGAGAGCTACAGAGATAACTTAGGACAATGGTATGATACAGAACAAACATTATTCAGTGCTCAAGAAAATGTTAACTATACAGTTGGCAAAGATATCTATCCTATTCAATAA
- a CDS encoding efflux RND transporter permease subunit codes for MKNFVQNIIGFSLKNRFFVFFMTLILIVAGVISYQNTPIEAFPDVTNPRVRIISQWPGRSAEEMEKFVTLPIEVEVNSTPGKTEVRSISLFGLSVVTVAFEDGVDEFKARQLVANRLMNVDLPDGIDSEMEPSSGPTGEIYRYTLKSDHQSVRELKTLQDWTIERKLRAVPGIADVVSFGGEVKIFEVSADPNLMAQYGITSLELYEALERSNVNVGGDVIEKRNQAYVVRGIGLLNNQSEIENVIIERNNNTTVLVKNVAQVKETFAPKLGIVGLNDDPDLVEGIIVMRRGENPSEVIERLKLKIDELNERVLPEGTSIEPFYDRSELIDFTTNTVTKNLAEGIFFVVIFVLLFMADWRTTFIVSIIIPLSLLFALVCMRMRGMSANLLSLGAIDFGIIIDGAVVMVEGLFVVLDKRARELGMEKFNKLSKLGLIKKAGSKLGANLFSSQLITILALVPIFAFQKVEGKMFTPLAFTFGFALLGALIMSLTLVPVLVSVLLKKNVREKENFFTRFIQKVFYGAFSWAYQRKKITILLATSLLSTGLFFGSRLGTEFLPQLNEGAIYIRAFMPISSSLSESYDMTQKLRDKIRETPEVRGVLSQTGRPNDGTDPTGFFNIEFHVDLHPQEEWTRGLDKAEVIEELEDKLNDFQGVSFNFSQPIMDNVEEAVTGVKGALALKIYGSDLFELENYAEQAKALMENIDGITDLNVIKLIGQPELRIDLNQEKMALYGVATADAQSVIEMAIGGKAATELYEDERRFDIKVRYQEEYRNETQAIGNIKVPTLDGGMVQLREIADISTKTGPAFVYRSGGERFVAITFSVRGRDLGSAVAEAQEKVEGTLDISKGMHYSWDGEFENMERAQNRLIQVVPIVMVLIFLVLLTTFNNAKDAGIVMMNVPFALIGGILGLTFFTMNFGISAGVGFIALFGICVQNGVLLVSKFKSNLQEGMNLDDAVHNGVKSRIRPVLMTAVTDFVGLLPASMSTGIGSESQKPLAVVIVWGILTATILTLIVFPVIFSLFYRKKNPK; via the coding sequence ATGAAAAACTTTGTTCAAAATATTATTGGATTCTCCTTAAAAAATAGATTTTTCGTTTTCTTCATGACGTTAATTCTAATTGTTGCAGGAGTAATCAGTTATCAAAATACACCCATCGAAGCATTTCCTGATGTAACTAACCCTAGAGTTAGAATTATCTCTCAATGGCCTGGTAGAAGTGCAGAAGAGATGGAAAAGTTTGTTACCCTGCCAATAGAAGTTGAAGTAAATTCTACACCCGGTAAAACAGAAGTTAGGTCTATATCTCTATTTGGTTTATCTGTAGTTACAGTAGCTTTTGAAGATGGAGTTGATGAATTCAAAGCCCGTCAGTTAGTGGCCAATAGACTAATGAATGTTGACCTTCCTGATGGAATTGATTCTGAAATGGAACCTTCTTCTGGCCCCACAGGTGAAATTTACCGTTATACCTTAAAATCTGATCATCAATCTGTAAGAGAATTAAAAACATTACAAGATTGGACCATCGAACGCAAATTAAGAGCAGTTCCTGGTATTGCAGATGTAGTAAGCTTTGGAGGTGAAGTTAAAATTTTTGAAGTAAGTGCTGATCCAAACTTAATGGCTCAATATGGTATTACATCACTCGAATTGTACGAAGCACTAGAGCGTAGTAATGTAAATGTTGGAGGTGATGTTATTGAAAAAAGAAATCAAGCTTATGTAGTTAGAGGTATTGGTTTATTGAATAATCAATCTGAGATAGAAAACGTAATCATCGAAAGAAATAATAATACTACTGTTTTAGTAAAAAATGTAGCTCAAGTGAAAGAAACTTTTGCTCCTAAACTTGGTATTGTTGGCCTTAATGATGATCCTGACTTAGTTGAAGGGATTATTGTTATGCGAAGAGGTGAAAATCCTAGTGAAGTAATTGAACGTTTAAAGCTTAAAATTGATGAGTTAAACGAGAGAGTATTACCAGAAGGAACAAGCATAGAACCTTTTTATGATCGATCTGAATTAATAGATTTCACAACCAATACAGTAACTAAAAATTTAGCAGAAGGTATTTTCTTTGTAGTGATTTTTGTACTGCTCTTTATGGCAGATTGGAGAACTACATTTATTGTTTCAATCATAATCCCCTTATCATTATTATTTGCATTAGTTTGTATGCGTATGAGAGGGATGTCTGCTAATTTACTCTCTTTAGGAGCTATTGATTTCGGTATTATTATCGATGGTGCAGTTGTAATGGTAGAAGGGCTTTTTGTTGTGCTAGACAAAAGAGCAAGAGAATTAGGTATGGAGAAATTTAATAAACTCTCTAAGCTTGGTTTAATTAAAAAGGCAGGTTCTAAACTTGGTGCTAATTTATTTTCATCTCAATTGATTACAATTTTAGCACTTGTTCCAATTTTTGCTTTCCAGAAAGTAGAAGGTAAAATGTTTACACCTTTAGCATTTACTTTTGGTTTTGCACTTTTGGGAGCCTTAATCATGTCGTTAACATTAGTACCTGTTTTGGTTAGTGTTTTACTTAAAAAGAACGTAAGAGAAAAAGAAAACTTCTTTACTAGATTTATTCAAAAGGTATTTTATGGTGCATTCTCTTGGGCTTATCAAAGAAAGAAAATCACCATTTTATTGGCAACGTCATTATTATCTACTGGATTATTCTTCGGTTCTCGATTAGGAACAGAATTTTTACCTCAACTTAATGAAGGTGCGATCTATATTAGAGCATTTATGCCTATTAGTTCTAGTCTATCAGAATCTTATGATATGACTCAAAAATTAAGAGACAAAATTAGAGAAACCCCAGAAGTAAGAGGGGTATTGTCTCAAACGGGTAGACCTAATGACGGAACTGATCCTACAGGCTTTTTTAATATTGAATTCCATGTTGACTTACACCCTCAAGAAGAATGGACAAGAGGCCTAGACAAAGCCGAAGTGATTGAGGAATTAGAAGATAAACTAAATGATTTTCAAGGAGTTTCTTTCAACTTCTCTCAACCAATTATGGATAACGTTGAGGAGGCTGTTACAGGTGTAAAAGGAGCTTTAGCTTTAAAAATTTATGGTTCTGATTTATTCGAACTAGAGAACTATGCAGAACAGGCTAAGGCTTTAATGGAAAACATTGATGGAATTACGGATTTGAATGTAATAAAACTTATTGGACAGCCTGAATTACGTATAGATCTTAATCAAGAAAAAATGGCTCTTTATGGAGTGGCAACAGCAGATGCCCAATCTGTTATAGAAATGGCAATAGGTGGAAAGGCTGCTACTGAGCTTTATGAAGATGAAAGACGTTTTGATATAAAGGTTAGGTACCAAGAAGAATACAGAAATGAAACTCAAGCCATTGGGAATATTAAAGTCCCTACGCTTGATGGAGGAATGGTACAACTAAGAGAAATTGCAGATATTAGTACTAAAACAGGACCTGCTTTTGTATACCGAAGTGGCGGAGAAAGGTTTGTAGCCATCACCTTCTCTGTAAGAGGTAGAGACTTAGGTAGTGCAGTTGCAGAAGCACAAGAAAAAGTAGAAGGTACATTGGATATTAGTAAAGGAATGCACTACTCTTGGGATGGTGAATTTGAAAATATGGAACGTGCTCAGAATAGATTGATACAAGTTGTTCCGATTGTAATGGTTTTAATTTTCTTAGTTCTACTAACAACTTTCAACAATGCAAAGGATGCTGGAATTGTAATGATGAATGTACCGTTTGCTTTAATTGGAGGGATATTAGGGCTTACCTTCTTTACGATGAATTTTGGTATATCTGCAGGTGTTGGCTTTATCGCATTGTTTGGTATTTGTGTTCAAAATGGAGTTTTACTTGTATCTAAATTTAAATCAAACCTTCAAGAAGGAATGAATTTAGACGATGCTGTTCATAATGGAGTAAAATCTAGAATACGACCTGTATTGATGACTGCTGTTACAGATTTTGTTGGCTTATTGCCTGCTTCTATGTCAACAGGTATTGGGTCTGAATCTCAAAAACCTTTAGCTGTTGTAATTGTGTGGGGTATATTAACTGCAACAATATTAACGTTGATTGTTTTCCCTGTCATTTTCAGCTTATTTTATAGAAAAAAAAATCCTAAATAA